One genomic window of Paraburkholderia phytofirmans PsJN includes the following:
- a CDS encoding DUF2628 domain-containing protein: protein MGEKIYLRYPGKDETVAVATGFSWGACLLGFVWALSKKMWFAAFVMLAINLLLFCSGLWGETADLIGLVLSVLFGIACGMYGNQWHRWTLEKRGYVVL from the coding sequence ATGGGCGAAAAGATTTATCTGCGGTATCCCGGCAAGGACGAAACCGTCGCGGTGGCCACCGGCTTCAGTTGGGGCGCGTGTCTGTTAGGTTTCGTGTGGGCGTTGTCGAAGAAGATGTGGTTTGCTGCTTTCGTCATGCTGGCGATCAATCTGCTGCTTTTCTGCTCGGGTTTATGGGGCGAAACTGCCGACCTGATCGGACTCGTGCTGTCGGTGCTGTTCGGTATCGCTTGCGGGATGTATGGCAATCAGTGGCACCGCTGGACATTGGAGAAACGCGGTTACGTCGTGCTGTAA
- a CDS encoding thioredoxin family protein, with the protein MATQTAYSSKAPSRAQLDALPGATLVEFGTDWCGYCQGAQASIAQALEAHDGLRHLKIEDGPGRPLGRSFKVKLWPTLILMRDGAEVARVVRPANAAAVADVLTSL; encoded by the coding sequence ATGGCAACCCAGACCGCCTATTCTTCCAAAGCCCCCTCGCGAGCCCAACTCGACGCCCTGCCGGGTGCCACCCTCGTCGAATTCGGCACGGACTGGTGCGGCTACTGCCAGGGCGCGCAGGCGTCGATTGCCCAGGCTCTCGAAGCGCACGACGGCCTCAGGCATCTGAAGATCGAAGACGGCCCGGGCCGGCCGCTCGGCCGCTCGTTCAAGGTCAAACTCTGGCCCACGCTGATCCTGATGCGCGACGGCGCGGAAGTCGCGCGCGTGGTCCGCCCGGCCAATGCGGCGGCAGTCGCTGACGTTCTGACGTCGCTCTAA